The following nucleotide sequence is from Vulpes lagopus strain Blue_001 chromosome 1, ASM1834538v1, whole genome shotgun sequence.
AACTTTATGGGTGACCAGCGAAAGGAAGAAGCGAAAAATGTTTTCCATGATCCCTAGGACCTCACATGTTTGCACGCTTGTTGAGTGGGCTCTCCTCCTGGCTGCAAGCAGTATCTCCAGATCCTTTTAAGGATATGGGCTCAATCCCCATGGAAGGAAGAAAACCCATAATGAAGTCAAAAGTAAAGCTTTTGTTAtctattcttaattatttttattttattatttattatgtgaaGTATAAAAATATAGCAATGAGTCCACGctgatgtaaataaatggaacaCATCTCTCATACAGAAGAACTCCAAATCATTTTTTTAGGTATTCTCTCGTCAAGGAAGTGAAGCATAACTGCCCCTCCTTAAGTGTGGGGTATTCTTAGTGATTTGCTGCCAAAAGGAATATGAAAAGGGGGTAAATGTAgttttacagtggagaaatctggCAAACACAACTTCAGCTAGGCTCTCAAGGTTGACATCGACAGAGagaaatcatgttgatagtatgtatGTTGATACAACACAATAAGAACGGCATTTTGCCCCTGTGGCCTTCATCCCCCAAACACATGATCCCATTAGAAGAACAGCAGACAAATCCCAACCAACAGACATTTTGCAAACCACCAGCATTCTTCCCAACTGCTCAAGTCActggaaacaagaaaaatttgagaaattgtcacagccaagaggagcctcaGAAGACACGTGAACATCCCAAATGGGATCCTGGGACAGCAAAGAGCATTAGGTAAAAACGAAGGAAACCTGTATGAAGTATAGACTTTAGTTAAGAATAATATATCgatattaggggtgcctggctggctcagttagaagagcatgtgactgtcgatctcggggttgtaagtttgagccccatgttgagtgttagaggttacttaaaacataaaaatctttcacaaaacaaaacaaagcaagaacaATATATCGATATTGGTtgatgagttttaacaaatgcacCATACTCATGTAGGATAATAACAGGAAAACTGGATTCCAGGTATATGGGAGTTCTCTGTATTCTCTCTGCAgcttttttctgtaaatctgaaactattctgtaagtaaaagtttattttataattatgtgtatacatatttttacagGTAAAATACATGTATAGAGAgacaaagcacacacacacacacacatatgtatggatgtatatatgtatatatccccCCCGCCCAGCTACAGCTTGATACTGGACATAGAGAATGTTTTTATTCCTGAATCTGAGGGAGGTGGCTGAAGTCATGTTTTCACTGTAAAAGAGCGAAGGAAACAGTGGAGGACCGGCATGGACAAAGGCATGCGGTTCCTGGACAAGCAGAGGAGGGTGCCAGTTAGTGGGAACAAGGGAGAGgtgtcagagagaggcagagagacccaTGTCTCATCTCacctacttttaaaaactcatgcCTAGCCTGAACATACTAGAAGTAGTGCAACAGTGGGCAGCACTAgcttaaaaaatgaaggaagggagggagagagggggagaacaatcgagaaaaaggagagagggagagagagagagagacagaaagaatttcctttttaaaaataactctcaCTTAAGACAACTTTCTGGAATGTTAGCAGTATTTCACAATGCAGACATCTCAGTTGGCAGCTTGATTGATTTCCTGATTTCCAGGAAAACTGAGCTGTCATCTGGTTCCAACTAGGCTATGTAGCCTCATGAATATGCAGTTCTTACGAAATGTGAGCTGGTtgctgaagaaaagaaattgaatgcTTCTTGACGTATTGCTTCAAGCCCTCCACGGTCtcaaagatgaagaaaactgGTGGGAAAACTTGCCTCCTTTCCACATAAACAAGAGAGCAAAGAAGTCCTGAAGATCCATTTCTGGGGGAGTTTTCACATCACAGAAGGTTCTGGACCCGCCTGCTGGGTGAGGAGTCAGATGGGCATAGCGCACCTCCGTGGTTTTGTATGATACCTACGCAACCTACCTACCAATATACCTACTGCGGCTTGTAGTTCCTGGGGTCCCCAAGAGTATTGCCATCATCAACATGCGTTTTTGAGCCCAGGTCAAACAGTGAAGAAGACTAACAGTTACTGTGCACCCTGTGAGCACTTAGCCCTCACCGGTCCTACACGTTAGGCtcactctcttatttttttaaagattttttaaaagcttatttattcatgagagacacagagagagaaaggcagagacataggcagagggaaagcaggctccctgtggggagcctgatgtgggactcgatcccaggaccccaggatcatgacctgagccaaaggcagatgctcaaccactgagccacccaggcatccctaggctcTTCTCTCATTCCACtttagacaaaggaaaatgaggctcgGGTGCCCCCGACACCCTGTATGATGGCTAATTTTGTCTTTCAACTTGACCAACGTATATGCTCAGTTGTTTGGTTAAATACTAGTCTAGATGATGCTCTGaagaatttgtaattttttaaattacatttttgcttatttacttattagtttTCTAAGTAGCCTTTacacccgatgtgggactcgaactcatgaccccaagatcaagtctcATGctctccgactgagccagccgggtggcTTTGCCCCTGCTTGGAGGACTTTTTAGATGTGGTTAACATTTATTATCAGTTGGCTTGAAGTAAAGCAGATTTCCCTCTGTAAtgtaggtgggcctcatccaatcagttgaaggtcttcAGAGCCAAAATGAGTTTTTTTATTCCAGACTTGCCGACACTACTCCCTCCCCATCAAGTGAACCAATCCCTGAAATGCTCCTTTCTCTTAACCCCAGGGTTTTTTGTGTGCAAAGCCCCTGTTCTCACTTCCACGCTCTATGCCTTCCAGACCCCAGAGTCATATTAAAGCCAGGTGTCACTGGGGCCTGGTCTCTTGAGGACCTACTGAGGGACAATCTGATGTGGGGGAGACCAGGTGAGCCAAGAAAAGTGCTgttgaggaggaagggaagatgtCAGGAAGATGGAGTCagcaaggaagaaggaagacGTGGTaggaaaatatactaaaaataatgctTAATGCTCCACGAGTGCctcctatgtgtcaggcactgttctgagtgcTTTACTTATATTAACCTCATTTCacaggggaggaaactgaggcccaagctCACCTGGCTGGTTCgtggcagagcagcaggcagtgTTGCCTCCAGCGCCCAGTGCTTAGCTCCTGTTGGGCACAGGGAAAGGACAGCGTTCGAAAGAGGTGCTGCTCCTCTGATGGAGGATAAGAAGGAGGGGCTGGATGGAGCTGGGGCTTCTAGAGCCAAGGCCCTAAACCTACCGGGCTGGAGGAAATCCAACTGTAGTCTTTATTGGGCTCCTCCTTAGAATTACACAGTAGTTCTAGGATCTTATGGATCCCAAGACACAAGGAAAACACCTCTGCTCATCAGTCCATGCTGAAAACCACTGAGATGTTGCATTAGGTAAAAATGTGCAGCCTATACATAGGAGAGTGTCTGAGTGATAGTGCCCTGGGCTATTTCATGTTTCATGTGAGAAGAAGCCTGGAGGTGGGCAGTCCCTGGAGTGGTTTCACAGCCTCCTGGTGTCTCCAAGAAATCTGGATCTtgttattcttatattttatcatCCCCAGTGTGTGGACTTTTTACCCTTAAGCTTGTTTCCTCATAGTCACAGAATGGCTGCCAGAGCTCACAAAACCATCTTCAGGGCAGAGTAGGTACAGGCCACCTGGATCTCCTTCCCAGACCTCCCCTAGGTCCTCTTGGTCGGAACTGAGTCCTAAACCAGTAAGTAGCAAAGAGAACATCAGCTCACTTGGTGCAGAACAATCATGGGTCACCCCCTGGGCTGGAGAAGAGGACCACTTTCTGGGGCAAGTTGCAGTCTGAATAAAATATGGGTTCTTCAAGGAAGAAGTAGGAAACCAACTGTGTCTGTAACAGAAGAACTCTGTCCCAGTTCGCTGGGCTCTTTCGGGTCCATGATTCTGATGCCACAGGACACACTCGGGACACAGCCAAGATGAGGAGCCCTGTGTCTAGGGTCCAGGCACCCTGAGCACACTCAGCAGCCTCCTCCTGAGCTTAAGCAGGGTGTTGATAGGGAGCTGGTCATAGTCTCCAAAGAATATGGGGACTAACAGGcctctacctctttctgttcAGGAGAAGCCACACCACTTCGCAGGTATACTTCCCTCCCAACATTTTCTCTTCCCAGAATCCTAGCAAACTGTTCTCAAAGATGagtcctttgggggaaaaaagagaaaaacaaacatttttccgGTAGCTTCTTCTCTTGACCAATGAACACAAACCTGCCTCTAGCCCAAGCTGTCTTTATGCCTGTGGTGGCTGGGTGGACAGGGATGGTTAATGCAGACGTCAGCAAATCATCATGCCTCTTTCGCAGTGGTGGGTAGGAGGCCTGGGCCCCGATCTCTCCTCTGGGCCCCAAtgtcttcatcagtaaaatggttTAGAGCAAATGCTGTGGAGCGAGGTTGTGTAAACTCCATGCAGTCCGAGAGGTATATAGCGAGGCCTCTGCAAATCCCCTAGCAGAATGCCCCGGGGAGACCCATTCCTACCCGGACGCTGCGGTTGGGAGACACAGGGAAATGGGGCAGGGGATATGTATTGTAGGCTATCAGGTGAGGATGTGGGTGTTTTAGACCTGGCTCTGTGACTATGCAAGAGGGAGGATGGGGTGCCGGGGAGCGggcaggggagggctgggggttGGTTAAGGGATAACAGAAGGCACCCAAAGTCACATTTTCATATTGAGAACAAGGGTTCTTCCCTGGGGTGCACCCACCACAGACTGTGCACGGTCATTCAAAGCCCAAGAAGTTGGGCTGAAAAAATATTACCACTTTCCTTCCAGTTGCGGCCTCCCCGGTTCTGAGCCAAGGCCGCAGACAATGGCTGTAGCAGCAGCGCCAACAGGGAGCACGGAGCTTTTCCACTTCCCTTTACGGTCGCTGTAGTTATCTTGAAACATCGTTTTTGCTCATTTCTACTTCAGATCTGTAGTTTCTCAGGCTCCGAGCCTGACCCTGGTATTTAACGCGTTCATGCAGAACCCTGTGAATCGCAACATCACACACTTCAGTGTTTTCACAACGGTATTTCAACATCACTAGCTTCCTTTGTAATCCTGTGCGTTTCATTATATGCCCAGGAAAATATTGTTCTGAGACATGATCCGAGGCACAGAAAATGGTGAGGAGCCGCCTGCCCAGAGGGTCCTCATTGACACTGGCCCAGAACAAGAGCAGACAGTCAGCTCCTGCAGGAGGGAGCAGATGAGAATCCCACCAGGCACTGCCCCTGCTCCGAGAAAGCTCACGAGGACCTCTCACTGAGATCTTCAATTTGACTGAAAGGTGTTGGGCCTCTGCTGCCCAGAGTGGAAAAGGAggaagtcctgggatccctgggtggcgcagcggtttggcgcctgcctttggcccagggcgcgatcctggagacccaggatcgaatcccacgtcgggctcccggtgcatggagcctgcttctccctctgcctgtgtctctgcctctctctctctctcactgtgtgcctatcataaataaataaaattaaaaaaaaaattaaaaaaaaaaaaaaaggaggaagtcctttgcttctttccttaaatcACAGGAGGATTTGGGAGGATGAGGACAGAGCCCCAAGCTCACTGTGGCATGAAGGGAGGGGGAGCATCCCAGCCTTGGTTCTTAGGGAGTCTTTTCAACTGGATTTAAGGACACAAAAGCCAAGAGTGGGAAGAAGAGGCGGGAAGAGAATCCTCCCTCCTCCGTAGCCGGTTTTCCCACACCCTGGTGGAGAACAAGCGGTAGGTCACTGTGCCAGGCAAAAGTTGAGCCATTCCCCCTTTCAAAGAAGCCTCCAGGCTGGCAGGCAGTGGGGCAACTGTGCCCACCAGACTCTTCCTTGCAAGGACAgttcctctgtctctgcttcccaTGAGCTGTCACCCCTAAGGCACCAGGCAAGCCCCGCTCAGGTGACATGGGTGGCCAGGCCCCAGTGTAGACCCCAGTGGTCTTGGGAGAAGAGCTACACCATTGTACAAGGACATCGTTTATTTCACAAAGGAGGAAATCCAGGACACAGATGCTGTTACTCAACTGTCCCCAGGCCCAGTTTAGCTTCCTCGTCTCTGTGAAGACCTTCCAAGCTTCCTCACCTGTCGCAGGACCAATCCCACCCTTGTTCACCAACGGGAAGGTGGGACACAGGACTCACTTGTTAGAGGTCCCCCAGGCCGACTCTGAGAGTAGCCGAGCCCAGATCCCCCAGGCAGCCTATAATTGGACTCAGTTCCTGTCACTCTGGACGTGTGCCCATCGGGTGAGGCCAGAATGCACAGACTCCCTCCCACTGCTTGGCAGCTTCACCTCCCTATGCAGAAACTTCCCGGGCTTGAGAGAATTATAGGGAAAGGGCTGTAATGACACATAGAAGTTTAATTCTGGGATGGGAGATGGGCTAGAGGACACTGCGGGGTGTTGGGGGAAAGGCCTGGGAGTCTGAAACCCTAGACATTTTCATGGGAGCCACTCAAAGATACAGGCCCGGGCCACCCGCCTTCTGCTTCCTGCTGGGTTCCCCCCTGCCCTCAATACCATGCAGTCTGGTCAGGGCGGAGACATGAtcaccaggaccccaggacatCATCCATTCATGCACTCATTCTTCCATTCACAGAGATTTCTTCCAAGCAGGGGCTCACAGTgtgcagtgggggaggggagcagaacCACACACCCTGTAAATGCTGTCCACAGGGGccttggggcagagggagggaaatacCCATTCTCAGGAGGAGGATTGTGGAGAACTGCTTCCTCCATGGAGGCCTGAGGCAAAGTCTTGAGGGATGAGGAGGCTTTTCCTACGTGAGGAGGGGGATGAAGGGCCTCCTTagacctggagggctctgaaaaGAAGCTCCAGGCAAACCTGGAGAGTCCTGGGACTTGTGCCCTGGGCTGCACTGGGCAAAGAGAGCTCTGTGTGTGATGGCTCTCAGGAGGAAATGGGGTCCCGTGGTTAGGTACACTTGGGAAGTTCTGCATTAAACAATGtcgaacagggatccctgggtggcgcagcggtttggcgcctgcctttggcccagggcgcgatcctggagacccgggatcgaatcccacgtcgggatcccggtgcatggagcctgcttctccctctgcctgtgtctctgcctctctctctctctctctctgtgactatcataaataatttaaaaaaaaaaatgtcgaaCAGACCTCTTTATGGCAGGACTTGTCAGAATCTTTAACTTATTCATGTGCAGAGTAAGCCTTGTGGTGTATCCCAGGACCAGCATTCTGGTAGACCATGCTGGGATCAGGAACATGGGAGGTAGTGGGGGTGTATGACGTTAGATCAGAGGCAAGGGGCTTTGAGTGCCAGGCCAGCGAGACTGGACTTTTTTCTTGGAACCAGTGAGTAATCTCAGAAGGCTGAAGGATTTCACTGAGGGATTTGGACTCGGCTTGGGCAAATTGGTAACCAGCAAGGACAGGGCTATGGTAGGACATGGCTGGCCCCTCCCTCCTTGACAACAGGGTCACTTGGTGGGAGAGGAAGCAGGATCCATGGACATAGGCAGCAAAGGAGCTCAGTGAGGCAGGATAGAAGGCACAGAAGGCGGGGCCACCGCTGAATCCAAGTTGGTCAAGGCTGCTAGGTTCAAATCTGGCTTCCACCACTTCCTAACTGTGGGTATCTGACCCCATCTTCCTGGGGCCTCCTTAagcttttctaaaaaatagacattcttttttagagcaatttcagGTTTGTGCCAAAGGACAGAAGGTTCCATATGCTCCCTCCCCAACACAGCTCCCACCCCCAGACTCATAGTTCCCCCATTGACATGTTACAAGTGCTGAACCGATACTGATACATTATTAGTAACTAAAGCCCGTGGTTAACTAGCGCCTAATGTCATGTAGTCACCATTAAGGTGTCATACAGCAGAGTTTCACTGCCCTCAGAGTGCCCATGTGAGCCTCAGTTCTAACATCTGTAAAACGTGTGAAGCCCATGTGGGCCCCCCAGACTTCCGTCGTCAGCTGCTGATTTTGGCCTCTTGGCAAATAGGACTGACATCAGCCgaatgtttttctaaatatggTCCGATATCCATCAGAGTCCCTGGGCTTGGGTGAGCGGGTCTTCATTCAAATGTTCTCAGGCCTCGCCCCCGTACCCtgctaaatcagaatctctggggtagTGCCCAGGAACCTGCATTTTTGAGCCAGGCCCCCGGTGCCCAGGGCTGGAACAATGGCGGGGGGAGAGCCGGGGGCAGGTTCCTGGCTCCTTCCCTGTACCTGGGAATTGGTGCTACTGAAGCTTTTTGAATGCAAACAGAAAAATCCTAGCCCTTGTCAGGTTAAAGCCCAGGAGAGACATGCCATTCCTGAGAGGAGGGAGGAGTAGAGCCATTTTTCCATAAAGCCTGGAAAAAGCCCATTTCTGCCTTCCGCAGCTCCCAGCCCACAAGCCTGCTATTGTTTCGTATCCTGATTGCTTATCACTCACCCAAAATACCCTGCGTGTAACGTCTCACCAGCTGCAGCTCTCTCTGCAATTCCCTTAATTTAGCAGCCAAACACGTTTGGTTCTgcagcagagcccagggcccCGGAAGGGGCCCCTCCCTCGTGGCCATCTGTAGGGGGTTAAATGGTGTCCTCCCCAAATTTGTGTCtgcccagaacctcagaatgtgacctcatttgaaaatagggtctttgcgGATGTAATAAGTAAGGACTGAGATGAGGTCATACAGGATGCGACGAGCCCTAAATTCAATCTCTGGTGTTCCTATAAGGACAGGCGAGGACGGACACAGCTGCACGGAGGCCAGAGGGCCATGGAGAGCCAGCGACCGGCCCAGGCACACCAAAGGGGCCAGGGGCCACCAGAAGCTACACAGAAGCCAGGAAGGATTCTGCTCTAGAACCTTCAGAGGGAACATGGATGGCCCTGCCGACGCCTTGATTTCGGACATCTGACTTTCGGGACTGTGAGAGAACACAGTTCTGTTGTTTCAAGTCATCTGGTTTGTGGTGATTTGTCGCAGCAGCCTTAACAAACCAATCTGCCATCAGTGCACAGACCCCTGGCCCGGCTCGGCCCACCCCTCAGCCCCGCTGTGGCCCCAAAGGAAGGACCCCACACGTGGGCAAGCCTCCAGATGTTTTAATGTGGCTCGTTCGTTGCTATCAGTTACTTTGTCCCACCAACATCTCTGAATTCTGCAGCTACGAGGCCTGTTTCCTGCCCCAGGACAAAGCCCCTCTTCTCCTCCGCCTGAAAGGCTAAAATCCCAGAAGGACTGGGCCTGTCGTGACAAGCAGATCTCATCCTGGGGGCAGTGTATCTGGCAGGGGGTGCCTCGAGGGGGTCCCTGGGCTCAGCCAGGGTTCTGGCTAGATAGATCACTGCAGCTTCATGCCGCTCCGGCGCCGTGAGTCCTTCCGGGCAATGGGGCTGAAGTTCACGATCTCCTTGTAGATGTGCTCTGCAAAACACAGGCTGGCTCGAGGCGGGTAGGGGCTGCGGAGCGCGGAATACGGCCTCCCTCCCCCGAAGGAAAGCGGAGCAGGagtgggcacagggagagagaaatgcaCGCAGGAGACAGTGTCTGCTCCAAGAGGAGCTCCGGGAGGGCAGCGGGCAGGCTGAGGGCGGGCACAGAAGCAGGGCGAGCAAAGGAGGGAGGCCCGTACCCAGGCCTCCAGCTCTTACGCTTCCATTCATCCACCGTGAGTTTCTCATGTTCTAAGGAATCATTAAAGGGCTGCGaggcctctgtctcctcctcaggGTCTCGGAAGGGTTCAAAGAAAGGGTGGGCGAGGGCCTGCGAGGCCGTCAGGCGCTTGTCCACGTCCAGCTCCAGCATCTTCTCCAGCAGGTCTGTAGCTGCAGCGACAGAGAGCACCTCACATCCCAGGCCTGGGAGAGCCGCCCGCGGGGACGAGGGCGGGTGCCCggaggggcagccccaggacTCACCCTGGGGGCTGGCGCGTGGGAAGAGCTGAGAAAAGTCCTTCTTGGGGCTCTGTGGCAGGGCCTGGATGTAGGATTTGGCCTGGAAGACAGAAGAGTTGTGAGTGATCCCCAAGTGTCAGCCCCTCAGGCCTCAGGCCTCAGGCCTCAGGGTATAGGGCAGGGACTCCAGAAAAGCCCCAGAGCTGGGCTGATGGCTCAGGTCAAAGTCCAAAATGGGATGAAGGCCAGAGCACCTGCCAGGGCAAAAAGGAAAGGATGGGTAAACCCTCCCTCCCAAAGGCCCAGAGCCTGCGTGACCCCTGGTTAGCCAAGTGCACAGCCGAGCCTGGTCTAGACCCATCTGCCACTCACTGCTTTGTCGTTCAACTTCTGCACAAATTCTGCACCCGGGACCCCGGTCACTTTGAGGATCTGGGACAGCTGGTCTAGGTCTTGGCAGCAGGTTAAGGCTCGGCCTCATTCTCTGCTGGTGGATCGGGGCTGCCCTTCCTGGTGCCCTTCCATCACTCCCACCCAGGCACTGGGGCAACCATCCAGGCACCAGACATGCTCCCAGGAGGGGGTGCAGGTCTCTGGGAGGCTTCCCACCTGCCAGGCTGGGTTAGGGTCCTCCCCACAGATGCTCCCGGACAGGCCGCCTTCCCAGCTCCCATCCCAGCTGGCCTCCATCTCTTTGtcaccttcccccaccctcagGCCAAGGTGGGCAGCGCAGATCCCACATATGCCCCTCAACGCCCACACAGCACACGCGGCCGCTCAATTAGTACGTGTGGTGCCAAAATGTGAAGTATTTTCTACATGGTGGTAGAATGGCAGGTGACTGCTTTCCAGCAATTCCcttatctgcattttaaaattgttctacagtgaggggcgcctgggcggctcagtcatttgactgtctgactcttggtctcagctcaggtctcatcCCGGGGTcgtaagttcaagcctcacattgggctccatgctgggcgtggagcctacttaaaaaaaaaaaagtaatcaaataaaataaataaataaaattgttctacAGCGAGCGTGTATCACTTTCCCATTAACAAAGAAAACGAAAGAAAGAGTGAGATTTAATAAGGTGTCTGTTGAAGGAGTGAATCCCCAGATAGAGTCTGGCTTTTCCAGCAAAGGATACAATCTTTCCCCTTGAACAGAGTTTTTCCTGTCAGCATCTCTGCCATGATGCAGCCCACAGACCAGATGTCCactgcagagggaggggggaagcatCACCTGGACCAGCTGACCTCGCAGGCAGTCAGCCCAGAGGAACCACAATGGCCTTTGAGGGGCTGTCAGGGAAGGCCCCTGGCCCTCCCTGGGTGGCTGGCCACTGACCAGTCTGGTTGTAGTGCATCCAGCTGAGGATCACCTCGGGGGCCCGGTACCAGCGGGTCACCACATAGCCGGTCATTTCAGCATCCGCATGCCGGGCCAGCCCAAAATCCAAGATCTGTGACtcaggggacacagggagagagttGCTGCGGACAGAAGCAGCTTCTGGGGGCTTCCAGGGGACGGGGGCCCACCCTGTGCCCAGGCTGACCCTGCCCGCGCCCACTCACCTTCAGCTCGCAGTCCTCGTTCACGGCCAGGTTGCCCGGCTTCAGGTCCTACatgagggagagagtgagcactgGGCTGAGAGGCTGAGATGGGAGCTTGTCCCCCTCCTCTTTCTGGGTGTCAGTCTCCTCGTGTGTAAAATGAGGGCTGGACCGGGTGTCCTGTTGGGCCTGTCCAGCTCTAAAATATCTTTGATTCTTGGAGCTGAAACACCTAGCTCAAGGCTCGCTTTGTTTGTAGCATCCAGAAAGTTCCCCAGAACACAGCATTCTTCTGAGCAGGGCCTTTCTAGGCCAAGGCTGGGTCTGAAAAATCCATATTCCAGGCTCCAGAGGATTTTCGCCTCccactcctttcctccttcctgacTGTGGAGAATCCCTTCAGGGTGGAGGAGCCTCGGAGGACCATAGAAGACAAAGCACTCACCCTGTGGACGACCCCAGCTGAGTGGAtgtactgagagagagagagagagagagagagagatgagtccAGCGGCCAGCTTTGATCCCGAGTGCTTCAGGCTGGCTCCAGACTCCTCCACCCTGTCCCACTGTGCTCTCCCAGCCCCCATGGCCTCAGTTCTCCACACCAAGGcaccacccaccccccagccaccTTCCCAGCCCCCATGCACCTTGAGACCCTTGAGCATCTGATACACCAGGTACTGGATCTTGT
It contains:
- the MAPK13 gene encoding mitogen-activated protein kinase 13 isoform X2, with the protein product MSFTRKKGFYRQDVHGTAWELPKTYVSPTHVGSGAYGAVCCAIDKRSGEKVAIKKLSRPFQSEIFAKRAYRELQLLKHMQHENVIGLLDVFTPASSLRNFHDFYLVMPFMQTDLQKIMGMEFSEDKIQYLVYQMLKGLKYIHSAGVVHRDLKPGNLAVNEDCELKILDFGLARHADAEMTGYVVTRWYRAPEVILSWMHYNQTVDIWSVGCIMAEMLTGKTLFKGKDYLDQLSQILKVTGVPGAEFVQKLNDKAAKSYIQALPQSPKKDFSQLFPRASPQATDLLEKMLELDVDKRLTASQALAHPFFEPFRDPEEETEASQPFNDSLEHEKLTVDEWKQHIYKEIVNFSPIARKDSRRRSGMKLQ
- the MAPK13 gene encoding mitogen-activated protein kinase 13 isoform X1; its protein translation is MSFTRKKGFYRQDVHGTAWELPKTYVSPTHVGSGAYGAVCCAIDKRSGEKVAIKKLSRPFQSEIFAKRAYRELQLLKHMQHENVIGLLDVFTPASSLRNFHDFYLVMPFMQTDLQKIMGMEFSEDKIQYLVYQMLKGLKYIHSAGVVHRDLKPGNLAVNEDCELKILDFGLARHADAEMTGYVVTRWYRAPEVILSWMHYNQTVDIWSVGCIMAEMLTGKTLFKGKDYLDQLSQILKVTGVPGAEFVQKLNDKAAKSYIQALPQSPKKDFSQLFPRASPQATDLLEKMLELDVDKRLTASQALAHPFFEPFRDPEEETEASQPFNDSLEHEKLTVDEWKRKSWRPGAHLQGDRELQPHCPEGLTAPERHEAAVIYLARTLAEPRDPLEAPPARYTAPRMRSACHDRPSPSGILAFQAEEKRGFVLGQETGLVAAEFRDVGGTK